The segment TCTCTGATCATTACTATATCTCCCTGTCTGAGAATAGTGCCAAGAGTAAGGTGTTTCACAGTCAACAGTTTTTCTTTGttacttattaatttattttcccttTGTGTAATGCAGGGCAACCTGGTTCAGACCTCCACTATCTTGGAATATGACTTGGGAGGAGAAGGGGATCTTTTCAAAGCTCCAGAACCCATCATTGAAGAACCAGTTGTGAGCCTTGATCCCATGACAGCTGCCATGTCAATTATATCTTGTGGGGAGGATGTCATCTCCACCCAAGGGCTCAAGGTTGCAGACATTGAATCACTTCGAAATGAGCAGCTTTTGAATGAGGTTTTCTATGAGTGCAGGAAGGATCTCTTGGAAAAAGCAGCCATAGAAGCTCCACTCTCTGATGGGATGGATACCAAAATTCCTTTTATGACGGCagatgaaaaccaaattcaagaAAACAAACCATTTCCTGATATACCATTCCAGAAAAGTGTCAGCTCAGAATGTTTAAGCTCAATGGACTGGATGCATGGAGCTGCAATGAAACCAAGTTTCCTGGATTTTCCTGGAATGGATTTTGGTACAGTTTATGGAATGCGGAGGGCATTTAGCGAAGGAGACATTAAGGTCAGACTTAAATAATTTACATTGTTTTCTGACATGTTTATTTTCCTTGGTTGAGGAAGGATACAACTTTTGATTTCTTACAAGAATGAAACATCACTTATTTACATAGATTAGGTTCTAGAAGAGATTATGTTaagaaaagtaataataataaattgaagGCGAAGGGGAAAACATGATGCATGTaactaaaattttcaactatttGCTGTGGgtttttttaagttgttttaaGACTCGTATAGTTGGGATTAAGGCTAAGTTGAGTTGAATATGTTGGACTTTGTAATTTCTGACCAAGGATCACATTTATATTACTACTATTTCAAATACTCATTAAGTAATTCACAGGTTTTTGGATGATGTCTTTGGACTCATTTTGTTAGAAATTTTAGGCACATGCTCAATGTAGAGATtacttaaccaaaaaataaaaataaaaaagaagatcaATTCAGAGGTTGTATGTGCCTTGTGAGCTCGCATgtatttttttatgcttttaccATGCTAGTGGTGTTAGAAGCCACTCATGATAGGCAATCATTGCTGTCCTGAAATTGTTCACCTTTGGAAGTGCATAATGTTGGTGGGTGTGCTTAAGACATTCTGTTGATTTAAATTGTGCCTCAAAAGTATTCCTGTAGAGTCTTAATCAAGTAATTACTATATTCTGTTGGGAGGCCTGCCAatatgagctttttttttttaataaataaattaaaaaaatctagaatACACCCAATATTCTGTAAGAACAGAATATTCTCCTttagatattaatatatagtaTGCTTctgtaatataatatttttctgGGGTTAATATCAATAGAACCTACAGCTTCCCCTGGATGGACCCTGCtgcttgaaaataaaattgacaacCCTATTTCCCCTTTATGAAAAATTCAATTAACCTCCTTTTAGAACAATCTTCGTCCATTTACAAATACTACGTGACTATCAGGTAATGCTTGTGACTGAAGTTTCAATGCATCGGGTTTCTCACAAACATTTATCAATGTTGTTTTTTCAGTTGAGAACCAGATAAATTCATACAGCCATAGTCTAGTAATGTTATCAGCCTTTTAAATCACAACCTGTTGATTATCTctttagtgttttattttttatatttatattttatttcttttttaattccctCCTCCTTGCTCTTCATTTGAATGTTTAGACCGCCAGATTCTAGAGATTCATTTACTTGCAATTGAACACCAAGTATTCATTGACTTTGTAACAAAGTCTATGGACTGAGAAATGTTTAGATGTTTCTGGTCATTTTCAACAGGATGGGGCTGGGTCATTGATACTGAGTTTTTATGACAGGCTCTTGGTAATGGCATGAGCCTCATCCCCTCTCCTCATGAGCGGCCATTAACAATTAGCAACTGCACTACTGAAGAGCGCCAGGAAAAGCTTTCCAGATATAGGAATAAGAAGACAAAGAGGAACTTTGGCAGGAAAATCAAGGTactttaatattaaatattgtGTACATAAGTGATATTTtcatcaattaatattttttcaaaaatttcaaagtgaacTAAATGTTGATAGAATCAGAACTTTATTGCAAGTAAACTATGCACAGTGTCCAACTGTTGCCATCCCCCTGCATATGTAAGAGAAGAAGTAAACACCATATCAAAAGAGATGGATTCATGCATATCCAATTGTGTTCTTCTTTTGAAGTTTGCTATCAGTGATGTCTAGAAAACCACTCTCGTAAACTATTGCCCTGGAATATTTTTGCTTTTGGCATAAAATAATGACCTTTGAATTTTGATACAAGGAGAGCTACTAATCGACCTTTGTCATTACTTCCTGGGGCCTCAGGAAGTTATCTGATTGGTTGATGCACACCTTCAATAATTCCCAGTCATGACCTTCTTTGCCTAGAACATTAAATGAGATGAGAACCCATAGAAGACTCCCTCATACTTCCTGGGGCCTCAAGAAGTTATCTAATTGGTTGATGTACACCTACAATAATTCCCAGTCATGACTTGCTTTGCCTAGAACATTAAATGAGATGAGACGCCCTCATTATGCTTTCACTTGTACATATATTCTTGGCTTCAAGACTTCAACAATCTTTTCCATTAGTTTTCCATGCACGGATTTAGCCATTGAGCTGATTAATTAAACTTATAATTTGGCTTTGTTTTCAGTATGCTTGCAGGAAGGCTCTTGCTGACAGTCAACCAAGGATCCGTGGAAGGTTTGCAAAGACTGAAGAATCTGATGGAAAGAGGTAATAACTGTTAACTAATTCAGTTTGAGGGAGCATAGAAAAGAAGCAGCTAGGTCCATGAAGTAATGAAAGAGATAGCATACCCTGGAAAATAGAACTTGGAGTCAATGTTAAGTTTGAACAGGTATAACTCAATAAACAAGACCCCTACTATTGTAGCCTTGATCT is part of the Quercus robur chromosome 9, dhQueRobu3.1, whole genome shotgun sequence genome and harbors:
- the LOC126698461 gene encoding zinc finger protein CONSTANS-LIKE 3 isoform X1; this translates as MYAEAGLLFPYFQNFSQEVQQLEEYCKTQKCNASMGNLVQTSTILEYDLGGEGDLFKAPEPIIEEPVVSLDPMTAAMSIISCGEDVISTQGLKVADIESLRNEQLLNEVFYECRKDLLEKAAIEAPLSDGMDTKIPFMTADENQIQENKPFPDIPFQKSVSSECLSSMDWMHGAAMKPSFLDFPGMDFGTVYGMRRAFSEGDIKALGNGMSLIPSPHERPLTISNCTTEERQEKLSRYRNKKTKRNFGRKIKYACRKALADSQPRIRGRFAKTEESDGKR
- the LOC126698461 gene encoding zinc finger protein CONSTANS-LIKE 3 isoform X2, with translation MLTYGNLAGLKEFWVQISGNLVQTSTILEYDLGGEGDLFKAPEPIIEEPVVSLDPMTAAMSIISCGEDVISTQGLKVADIESLRNEQLLNEVFYECRKDLLEKAAIEAPLSDGMDTKIPFMTADENQIQENKPFPDIPFQKSVSSECLSSMDWMHGAAMKPSFLDFPGMDFGTVYGMRRAFSEGDIKALGNGMSLIPSPHERPLTISNCTTEERQEKLSRYRNKKTKRNFGRKIKYACRKALADSQPRIRGRFAKTEESDGKR